The following are encoded in a window of Prochlorococcus marinus CUG1417 genomic DNA:
- a CDS encoding Notch domain-containing protein: protein MSNKFYEWWKNHRKVVTYGAFIILFGFYLSPIVKEAKYKNQCIKYSINGALTKFNKDDIGETLLDETGLNIKELAKIEGYKNCIN from the coding sequence GTGTCCAATAAATTTTATGAATGGTGGAAAAACCATAGAAAAGTTGTAACCTATGGAGCTTTTATTATCTTGTTTGGTTTTTATTTATCTCCTATTGTCAAAGAAGCAAAATACAAAAACCAATGTATTAAGTACTCTATTAATGGAGCATTAACTAAGTTTAATAAGGACGATATCGGAGAAACTTTATTAGACGAAACAGGTTTGAATATTAAAGAACTGGCGAAGATAGAAGGTTATAAGAATTGCATTAATTAA
- a CDS encoding DUF1651 domain-containing protein, which translates to MNSGVANVRTYFYRGSLIDPPTGWLFNKKSGLLIFFESYKKSVSNNLKVYTHLFYANELGEPAQIKNSRLHSIECACETWNELILGGWQIVTNKFQ; encoded by the coding sequence ATGAATTCAGGAGTCGCTAATGTTCGGACTTATTTTTATCGTGGCAGCCTTATTGACCCCCCAACTGGCTGGTTGTTTAACAAAAAAAGTGGTTTATTAATTTTTTTTGAGAGTTATAAGAAATCTGTATCTAATAACTTAAAGGTATATACGCATCTTTTCTATGCAAATGAATTAGGTGAACCAGCCCAAATTAAAAATTCAAGACTTCATTCTATTGAGTGTGCTTGTGAAACATGGAATGAATTAATTTTAGGAGGTTGGCAAATTGTTACTAATAAATTCCAGTAA
- a CDS encoding chlorophyll a/b-binding protein: MDALTSFIIVIIAITIQFSLYAIKRLQEPLEPNYLISKNSKKMKNYIGKYWKNAEITNGRLAMIGFLALIINYGFFGWIIPGLI, encoded by the coding sequence ATGGATGCTCTTACTAGTTTTATAATTGTTATTATAGCTATTACAATCCAATTCTCTTTATACGCGATTAAAAGGTTACAGGAGCCTCTAGAGCCGAATTACTTGATAAGTAAGAATTCAAAAAAAATGAAAAACTATATTGGCAAGTATTGGAAAAATGCTGAAATAACAAACGGGAGATTAGCTATGATTGGGTTTTTAGCTTTAATAATAAACTACGGGTTTTTTGGATGGATAATACCTGGTTTAATTTAA
- a CDS encoding TIGR02450 family Trp-rich protein, translating to MKWPPTLCWTAPKTINGNRHFQVKAYGGKNENRWVDIFPTKNKKDIKRISWAKLKSGWTTGWLRLPKDKD from the coding sequence ATGAAATGGCCTCCCACTCTTTGTTGGACTGCACCAAAAACCATTAATGGTAATAGGCATTTTCAAGTTAAAGCTTATGGTGGTAAAAATGAAAATAGATGGGTTGATATTTTTCCTACAAAAAATAAAAAAGATATTAAAAGGATCTCATGGGCAAAACTAAAATCAGGATGGACTACTGGTTGGTTAAGGCTTCCAAAAGATAAAGATTAA
- a CDS encoding SDR family oxidoreductase, with the protein MSTYLITGSNRGIGLELCRQIHKRGDNVIATCRKASKELRDLGVRIEENVEISSDESITNLCKKLSGVNLDCLIHNAGIYEFNSFENLDKKNILRQFEVNALSPICMTKSLKHLLKRSSKVAFITSRMGSIEDNTSGSSYGYRMSKVALSMAAKSLSIDLSREDIYVAILHPGLVSTRMTGFTRNGISPEESANGLLKRIDSLNKSNSGTFWHANGEVLPW; encoded by the coding sequence ATGTCGACTTATCTAATAACAGGATCAAATAGAGGTATTGGATTAGAACTATGTAGGCAAATTCATAAAAGGGGAGATAATGTAATTGCTACGTGTAGGAAAGCTTCAAAAGAACTTAGAGATTTAGGAGTGAGAATTGAAGAGAATGTAGAAATTTCCTCGGATGAGTCGATAACAAATTTGTGTAAAAAACTATCTGGAGTTAATTTAGATTGCTTAATTCATAATGCAGGAATTTATGAATTTAATTCTTTCGAAAACTTAGATAAAAAAAATATTTTGCGGCAATTTGAAGTCAATGCATTGAGCCCAATATGTATGACTAAATCACTTAAACATCTTTTAAAAAGATCTTCTAAAGTTGCATTTATCACAAGTAGAATGGGATCTATTGAAGATAATACATCAGGAAGCTCTTATGGTTACAGGATGTCTAAAGTTGCCTTGTCGATGGCAGCAAAATCTCTTTCAATAGATTTATCAAGAGAAGATATTTATGTGGCTATTTTGCATCCTGGGTTAGTGAGTACAAGAATGACTGGATTTACAAGAAATGGAATTAGTCCTGAAGAATCAGCAAATGGCCTCTTAAAGCGTATTGATTCTTTAAATAAAAGTAACTCAGGTACTTTTTGGCATGCCAATGGAGAAGTTTTGCCCTGGTAA
- a CDS encoding molecular chaperone DnaJ, which translates to MNAQELKANYKKLLNKAAQANGRKETVSYLNRAAKIKSKLYSTSKLNCFRCNGAGFLRISLDETKTCLSCYGKGFLIKENKQV; encoded by the coding sequence ATGAATGCCCAAGAACTAAAAGCCAATTATAAAAAGCTTTTGAATAAAGCTGCTCAAGCAAACGGTCGTAAAGAAACTGTTTCTTACTTAAACCGAGCTGCTAAAATCAAGTCAAAACTTTACTCAACTTCTAAATTAAATTGCTTTAGATGTAATGGAGCAGGTTTTCTAAGAATTTCATTAGATGAGACTAAAACTTGTCTATCTTGCTATGGGAAAGGTTTTCTAATTAAAGAAAATAAGCAGGTTTAA
- a CDS encoding DUF3303 domain-containing protein, protein MQRYLISYEFTDGEDQEEGAEMLINWYESGGPQNRPENYEVHSWIFMVQNGIGHSVVSADSLETIWKQWHPWRRLMDISIQPCMDLDETVGLFKKQKMNTRIV, encoded by the coding sequence ATGCAAAGGTATTTAATTTCCTACGAATTTACAGATGGCGAGGATCAAGAAGAAGGCGCAGAAATGCTAATTAATTGGTACGAATCAGGTGGGCCCCAAAACAGGCCTGAAAACTATGAGGTTCATTCTTGGATTTTTATGGTTCAAAATGGGATTGGACATTCTGTAGTAAGTGCAGATTCTCTTGAGACAATTTGGAAACAATGGCATCCCTGGAGAAGGTTAATGGATATAAGTATTCAGCCGTGTATGGATCTTGATGAGACAGTTGGATTATTCAAAAAACAAAAAATGAATACACGGATAGTTTAA
- a CDS encoding DUP family protein, with product MINKKDQSDPIDNLEYEKVLEEEIINSYESKFQKDTEEDIKKIKFYRLKRTPLEILNRSFFFFFIGSFLFSLFLAYSESKLWFILYVISALSCVFYTPNRKALKELIAAWPNIEDLIKGRSMWRKGKK from the coding sequence ATGATAAATAAAAAGGATCAAAGCGATCCAATTGATAATTTAGAGTATGAAAAAGTTCTAGAAGAAGAAATAATTAATTCGTACGAAAGTAAATTTCAGAAAGATACTGAAGAAGATATTAAAAAGATTAAATTCTACAGACTTAAAAGAACTCCATTAGAAATATTAAATAGGTCATTTTTCTTTTTCTTTATTGGAAGTTTTCTTTTCTCTTTGTTTTTAGCTTATTCAGAGAGTAAGTTATGGTTCATACTTTATGTAATAAGTGCATTGTCTTGTGTTTTCTATACTCCTAATAGAAAGGCACTAAAAGAATTAATAGCAGCTTGGCCAAATATAGAGGATCTTATCAAAGGGAGGAGTATGTGGAGAAAAGGCAAGAAATAG
- a CDS encoding DUF1499 domain-containing protein — MVSSIQGLAPITNPLNSVLIEKKLINVDQKFIQLVSLAEGLPRTEVIESGRNYWRGICRSLIFRFPDDLEILKLDVRSYVDRSKGIIQIRSAARLGQSDLGVNLRRVEYLFNQLDKF, encoded by the coding sequence ATGGTTTCCTCCATTCAAGGTCTTGCTCCAATAACTAATCCATTAAATAGTGTCTTAATAGAAAAGAAACTAATAAATGTTGATCAAAAGTTCATTCAACTTGTTTCTCTGGCAGAAGGGTTACCTAGGACAGAAGTTATTGAAAGTGGAAGGAATTATTGGAGAGGTATTTGTAGAAGCTTGATTTTTAGATTCCCTGATGATCTTGAAATTTTAAAGCTTGATGTAAGAAGTTATGTAGATAGATCTAAAGGAATCATTCAAATAAGATCTGCCGCAAGATTAGGTCAATCAGATTTAGGCGTTAATCTAAGAAGAGTGGAATACTTGTTTAATCAATTAGATAAATTTTAA
- a CDS encoding potassium channel family protein — translation MKLRLFEFYFIKDYLRPWFGLIYSLFFLFFLGAIGYRITEGWEWSDCLWMVLITITTIGFGEVQPLSSEGRIVTVLVIVGGLIFIQFTFQKAVRLFESGYFQRVNELRFKRLLRKMENHVILCGYGRVGQEISNQIKTQNIPIIVVESDEDRKKIAEENGLEVLCADATLDETLKLAGLEKCKSLVVTLPNDAANLYVVLSAKGIRSSIRVIARAGTEEAASKLRLAGASIVVSPYIAAGRAMASMALRPIAIDFLDLLAGSECEIEEFELSNDISLFETAEKRSLSELGIGKKSGAKILAIKENEKLFTNPGGNFILQPGQVLIAFGSKEQLNILNGLLGNLVVAVELLK, via the coding sequence ATGAAGCTTAGATTATTTGAGTTCTATTTTATTAAAGACTATTTAAGACCTTGGTTTGGTCTTATTTATTCTTTATTCTTTCTGTTCTTTTTAGGTGCAATTGGCTATCGAATAACAGAAGGATGGGAATGGAGTGATTGCCTATGGATGGTTCTGATCACAATAACCACTATTGGTTTTGGAGAAGTTCAACCTTTAAGCTCTGAAGGCAGGATCGTAACTGTTTTAGTAATCGTTGGCGGATTGATCTTTATTCAATTTACCTTTCAAAAAGCTGTAAGATTATTCGAATCCGGCTATTTTCAAAGAGTAAACGAATTACGTTTTAAAAGACTTCTTAGAAAAATGGAAAATCATGTAATTTTGTGCGGATATGGGAGGGTAGGTCAGGAAATATCTAACCAAATAAAAACGCAAAATATTCCAATTATCGTTGTTGAGAGTGACGAAGATAGAAAAAAGATTGCTGAAGAAAATGGGTTAGAAGTTCTTTGTGCTGATGCAACTCTTGATGAGACGTTAAAACTGGCAGGATTAGAAAAATGCAAAAGTTTGGTTGTTACTTTGCCCAATGATGCTGCTAATTTATATGTGGTTTTAAGCGCTAAAGGGATAAGAAGTTCTATAAGAGTAATTGCAAGAGCTGGAACTGAAGAAGCCGCAAGTAAGTTGAGATTAGCCGGGGCAAGTATAGTTGTAAGCCCTTATATAGCTGCAGGTAGAGCAATGGCCTCAATGGCTTTAAGACCAATAGCCATTGATTTTCTAGATCTTTTAGCAGGAAGTGAATGTGAAATTGAAGAATTTGAATTAAGTAATGATATTAGTCTTTTTGAAACTGCGGAGAAAAGATCACTTTCTGAACTTGGAATAGGGAAAAAGAGCGGTGCAAAAATATTAGCCATTAAAGAAAATGAAAAGTTGTTCACTAATCCTGGAGGTAATTTCATACTTCAACCAGGTCAGGTATTAATAGCCTTTGGTAGTAAAGAACAGCTAAATATTTTGAATGGTCTGTTAGGTAATCTTGTTGTAGCAGTAGAGCTATTAAAGTAG
- a CDS encoding c-type cytochrome: protein MKIFKFLFVIPLITLIIIFHTSLQNRYLMASDIRDGETIFRNVCAGCHVRGGLVVLKGSKSLKLSDLEKRGIADVNSITIIANDGIGFMKGYKNKLKDGEDKVLAQWIIQNAEKGWE, encoded by the coding sequence ATGAAAATATTTAAATTTCTATTTGTAATTCCTTTAATAACTTTAATAATTATTTTTCATACCTCTCTGCAAAATAGATATCTAATGGCTTCTGATATTAGAGATGGAGAAACAATTTTTAGAAATGTTTGTGCAGGCTGCCATGTAAGAGGTGGATTAGTCGTTCTCAAAGGATCTAAATCATTAAAACTTTCCGACCTTGAAAAAAGAGGAATAGCAGATGTAAATTCAATAACAATAATTGCTAATGATGGGATTGGTTTTATGAAAGGTTATAAAAATAAATTGAAGGATGGAGAGGATAAGGTTCTTGCACAATGGATTATTCAAAATGCAGAAAAGGGTTGGGAGTAA
- the pstS gene encoding phosphate ABC transporter substrate-binding protein PstS, with product MSILKKILIFSSTISLVLSQGAIASKRLSGAGATFPSKIYTRWFFDLAKSGGPRVNYQAVGSGSGRKAFIDETVNFGASDDPMKEADIKKVTRGLVQIPMVGGTIAFGYNYDCDLKLTQEQAVRVAMGMVKNWKELGCKSGKLTWTHRSDGSGTTKAFTNSMEAFSKTWNLGTGKSVKWPAGVGAKGNSGVAGVIQNTPGAIGYVNQSYIKGNVKAAALQNLSGEFLKPSAEAGAKALNGITLDENLAGKNPNPTAKGAYPIASLTWILAYEKGNGRNTKAIKQAFNTLLSDEYQDKASSLGFIPLKGNILLKSRAAVEKIGS from the coding sequence GTGAGCATTTTAAAAAAAATCCTTATTTTTTCTTCTACTATCTCATTAGTTCTCTCTCAAGGAGCGATTGCTTCAAAAAGATTGAGCGGAGCAGGTGCTACATTTCCCTCCAAAATTTATACTAGGTGGTTTTTTGACTTAGCTAAATCTGGAGGTCCTAGAGTTAATTATCAAGCAGTAGGTTCTGGATCTGGAAGAAAAGCTTTCATAGACGAAACTGTAAATTTTGGTGCTTCTGATGATCCTATGAAAGAAGCTGATATAAAAAAAGTTACTAGAGGACTTGTGCAAATACCGATGGTAGGTGGAACAATTGCGTTTGGATATAACTATGATTGCGACCTGAAACTAACACAAGAGCAAGCAGTACGAGTTGCAATGGGTATGGTTAAAAACTGGAAAGAATTAGGCTGTAAATCAGGAAAGTTAACTTGGACACATCGTTCCGACGGTTCAGGCACGACTAAAGCTTTTACAAATTCTATGGAGGCTTTCTCTAAAACTTGGAATTTAGGTACTGGTAAATCAGTTAAGTGGCCAGCAGGCGTTGGAGCAAAAGGTAATTCTGGTGTTGCAGGTGTAATTCAAAACACTCCAGGTGCAATTGGGTATGTAAATCAGTCATATATTAAAGGTAATGTTAAGGCTGCTGCACTTCAAAATCTTTCAGGGGAGTTTCTAAAACCATCTGCAGAAGCAGGAGCTAAGGCTCTTAATGGTATTACGTTAGATGAAAATCTTGCGGGTAAAAATCCTAATCCAACAGCAAAAGGAGCGTACCCTATAGCTTCATTGACATGGATACTTGCTTACGAAAAAGGTAATGGTAGAAATACTAAAGCAATCAAACAAGCCTTTAATACATTGTTAAGTGATGAGTATCAAGATAAGGCTTCATCCCTTGGATTTATCCCCTTAAAAGGGAATATCCTTTTGAAATCAAGAGCTGCCGTTGAAAAAATAGGTAGTTAA
- the pstC gene encoding phosphate ABC transporter permease subunit PstC, which translates to MEEKLTLFKNRKRFGIEKNIDIIFKNTALVLSSFVAIILLGIILVVFFQSFESFSRYGLKFLVTSEWNPVKDEYGAFTAIYGTLVTSFLSLLITIPLGVGTAIFITEDFVPKVFREIIGSFVELLAAIPSVVLGLWAIFVMEPFFRAFFVFLHNFFGWIPLFSTEPTGRNSLLAILILVVMLLPIVTSIARDSLNQVPKKLRNAAYGIGASRWKTIFSVILPAALSGIMAGVLLALGRAMGETMAVTMIIGNSNAFSWSLLSPGYTISSMLANQFGEADGSQVSSLFYAAFVLMILSLVVNIFAQWLVKKFSLKY; encoded by the coding sequence ATGGAAGAGAAATTAACTCTTTTCAAGAATCGTAAAAGATTCGGTATCGAAAAAAATATAGATATTATCTTCAAGAATACTGCCCTAGTCTTGTCTAGTTTCGTAGCAATAATACTTTTAGGAATTATTTTAGTAGTTTTTTTCCAGTCATTTGAATCCTTTTCAAGGTATGGATTGAAGTTTTTAGTAACCTCTGAATGGAATCCTGTAAAAGATGAATACGGAGCTTTTACTGCAATATATGGAACATTAGTAACTTCATTCCTTTCGTTATTAATAACTATTCCTTTGGGTGTTGGAACTGCAATATTTATTACCGAGGACTTCGTCCCGAAAGTTTTTAGAGAAATAATAGGTTCATTTGTCGAATTATTAGCAGCTATTCCATCAGTTGTCTTAGGACTCTGGGCAATATTTGTTATGGAACCTTTTTTCAGAGCCTTTTTTGTCTTTTTACATAATTTCTTTGGTTGGATACCTTTATTCAGTACAGAACCTACAGGTAGGAATTCTTTGTTAGCAATATTGATTTTAGTAGTAATGCTTTTGCCAATAGTGACATCTATAGCTAGAGATTCTCTTAATCAGGTTCCTAAAAAGTTAAGAAATGCAGCATATGGAATTGGAGCTAGTAGATGGAAAACAATATTCTCAGTAATCTTGCCGGCAGCTTTATCAGGAATTATGGCAGGTGTTTTATTGGCTTTAGGCAGGGCAATGGGAGAAACAATGGCTGTAACAATGATTATTGGTAATTCCAATGCATTTAGTTGGTCTCTATTGTCTCCTGGATATACCATTTCCTCCATGCTTGCAAACCAGTTTGGTGAGGCCGACGGAAGTCAGGTTTCATCACTTTTTTATGCGGCTTTTGTACTGATGATCCTATCTTTAGTAGTCAATATCTTTGCGCAATGGCTAGTTAAGAAATTTAGTCTCAAATATTAG
- the pstA gene encoding phosphate ABC transporter permease PstA — protein MNSLFYQKRLSRNIGDKFFTSLSVICALIAILPLIFLVTYILIKGGSQITPELFTLEPNPPGDDLDAGGINPALIGTLIITTIASIIAIPVGVGGGIYLAEYSKGGAFSRFIRFGVNVLAGVPSIIAGVFIYALIVSTKILFGSMYSGMAGGMALSILMLPTVIKTTDEGLKLVPNELRYASLGVGASMYTTILKVTLPSAFRSIATGVVLGIARAAGETAPLIFTALFSYYYITGFGDLFYEMGSLAVLIYNFALEPYDAQNKLAWAASFILVLSILSVNIFSRILAAFTEKTKRV, from the coding sequence ATGAATTCACTTTTTTACCAGAAAAGATTATCAAGAAATATAGGAGATAAATTTTTTACTTCTTTATCAGTAATTTGTGCATTGATAGCAATACTCCCGTTGATTTTTCTGGTGACTTACATTCTCATCAAAGGTGGATCTCAAATTACACCAGAATTATTTACCTTAGAACCAAATCCTCCTGGAGATGATTTAGATGCAGGTGGTATTAATCCTGCATTAATAGGGACATTGATAATAACTACCATTGCTTCAATTATAGCGATACCAGTGGGTGTTGGCGGTGGAATATATCTGGCGGAATATTCTAAAGGCGGTGCTTTTTCAAGGTTTATTAGATTTGGGGTAAATGTTTTAGCTGGAGTCCCCTCAATAATTGCCGGTGTATTTATTTATGCCTTAATTGTTTCTACAAAGATTTTGTTTGGGAGTATGTACAGTGGTATGGCTGGAGGGATGGCGCTTTCAATATTAATGTTGCCTACTGTGATAAAGACGACTGATGAAGGTTTAAAGCTGGTTCCTAATGAGTTGAGATATGCTTCTCTTGGAGTTGGAGCAAGTATGTATACAACTATATTGAAAGTTACTTTGCCCTCTGCATTTAGATCTATTGCTACTGGCGTTGTGCTTGGAATCGCAAGAGCAGCAGGCGAAACAGCACCTTTGATATTTACGGCTTTATTCTCTTACTATTACATAACAGGCTTTGGAGACTTGTTTTATGAAATGGGTTCTTTAGCAGTTCTTATTTATAATTTTGCACTTGAACCTTACGATGCACAGAATAAATTAGCCTGGGCTGCTTCCTTTATTCTTGTTTTGTCGATACTATCAGTAAATATATTTTCAAGGATATTGGCCGCTTTTACTGAGAAAACTAAGAGAGTATAA
- the pstB gene encoding phosphate ABC transporter ATP-binding protein PstB, with amino-acid sequence MIKTNKKTPKNIILSLENVSISYGSFEAVRNVFCNFKKGNITSLIGPSGCGKSTVLRSLNRMNDLIPNCSLKGTVLFDGTNIYDKRVDPVEVRRRIGMVFQQPNPFPKSIYENIAFGARINGFTGDMDELVESSLRKAALWDECKDKLNDSGYSLSGGQQQRLCIARTIAIEPEIILMDEPCSALDPISTLKIEETMHELKKNYTIIIVTHNMQQALRVSDMTAFFNAIEYEDGDGGKVGYLAEFNSTKKIFNSPKEKTTQEYISGKFG; translated from the coding sequence ATGATTAAAACTAATAAAAAAACTCCAAAGAATATTATTTTATCTCTTGAGAATGTTTCTATTAGCTATGGAAGTTTTGAAGCAGTAAGAAATGTTTTTTGTAACTTTAAAAAAGGAAATATAACTTCTCTTATTGGCCCTTCAGGTTGCGGTAAATCTACTGTTCTTAGATCTTTAAATAGGATGAACGATTTAATTCCTAATTGCTCACTAAAGGGAACCGTCCTTTTTGACGGAACTAATATTTACGATAAAAGAGTAGATCCAGTTGAAGTGAGAAGAAGAATTGGAATGGTTTTTCAACAGCCTAATCCTTTTCCTAAATCTATCTACGAAAATATCGCATTTGGAGCAAGAATTAATGGCTTTACAGGAGATATGGATGAATTAGTTGAAAGTTCTCTAAGAAAGGCAGCATTATGGGACGAATGTAAGGATAAATTAAATGATAGTGGCTACTCTTTATCTGGTGGACAACAACAAAGATTATGTATCGCCAGAACCATTGCTATTGAGCCTGAAATAATTCTCATGGATGAGCCATGCTCGGCTTTAGACCCAATCTCTACCTTGAAAATAGAAGAGACAATGCATGAACTTAAAAAGAATTACACAATAATAATTGTTACTCATAATATGCAACAGGCTTTGAGAGTCAGTGATATGACTGCATTTTTTAATGCTATTGAATATGAAGATGGTGATGGAGGGAAGGTTGGTTACCTTGCAGAATTTAATTCGACAAAGAAAATTTTTAACTCTCCAAAAGAAAAAACCACTCAGGAATATATATCAGGTAAATTTGGCTGA
- the pdeM gene encoding ligase-associated DNA damage response endonuclease PdeM: MKKSTFKFYWEDTLLEMLPSRALFLPETKELLISDIHLGKAEYFQQNGIPLTNNLDENNFARIKKLVKKYSPEKLIILGDLFHSKFSINKTLKKKVEDLPELLKTNVELVLGNHDIGCDIKNLKIFDIRKTNNITLSHEPVNLEDNKTLNICGHYHPKLHLKNNGDKLSFRCFAMDENKKTLYLPAFGDLTGGYPCKKSFRKWAIVSEKEIIEIKS, translated from the coding sequence ATGAAAAAAAGTACGTTTAAATTTTACTGGGAAGATACATTATTAGAAATGCTTCCTTCAAGAGCATTATTTCTCCCGGAAACAAAAGAATTGTTAATAAGTGATATTCATCTTGGCAAAGCTGAGTATTTTCAGCAAAATGGTATCCCTCTAACTAATAATTTAGATGAAAATAATTTCGCAAGAATAAAAAAATTAGTAAAAAAATATAGTCCTGAAAAGTTAATAATTTTGGGAGATTTATTCCACAGTAAATTTTCAATAAATAAAACTCTTAAAAAAAAAGTTGAGGATCTTCCTGAACTTCTAAAAACTAATGTTGAACTCGTCCTTGGAAATCATGATATAGGTTGTGATATTAAAAATTTAAAAATTTTTGATATTAGAAAAACGAACAATATTACCTTAAGCCATGAGCCAGTTAATTTAGAGGATAATAAAACTTTGAATATTTGTGGACATTATCATCCAAAACTACATTTAAAGAATAATGGAGATAAATTATCCTTTAGGTGTTTTGCGATGGATGAGAATAAAAAAACTTTATATTTACCTGCATTTGGAGACTTAACAGGAGGATATCCCTGTAAAAAGTCATTTAGAAAATGGGCAATAGTTTCTGAAAAAGAAATTATCGAAATAAAATCCTAA